A genomic region of Micromonospora sp. NBC_01796 contains the following coding sequences:
- a CDS encoding alanine--tRNA ligase-related protein, translating into MTPDRIVRTFVDYYRERGHLLVPDTSLIPPPGDPVLFTTSGMHPLTPYLEGRPHPLGRRLVNRQRCLRTTDLDEVGDHTHLTVFEMLGSWSLGDYGGSQSLRWGYDLLREGFGVDRDRLHVTVFGGDDLVGPDTTSLETWGDLGVPVELTREENWWSNGPTGPCGPDSEIFVWTGQTPPEGTPGTDDRWMEVWNHVGMRYHRHDDGRLEPLRQPNIDTGMGLERMEMVLTGGRSVFEGDGFEPWVRTVSGLWGQEGESLRRVCDHLRSCVVVVGDGVRPSNTGRGYVLRRLVRRVLTTLWRDDPSRSLSDLPPDPFLHTVDRFRQPVDVHDLRDLLSEEERRFRDLLLRGRPLVSRTRSRGPLTEEDYHYLHDTHGLPRELVDGLLGEAV; encoded by the coding sequence ATGACACCGGACCGGATCGTCCGCACCTTCGTCGACTACTACCGGGAGCGGGGACACCTGTTGGTCCCCGACACCTCGCTGATCCCGCCGCCGGGTGATCCGGTGCTCTTCACCACCTCCGGCATGCATCCGCTGACCCCGTACCTGGAGGGACGCCCGCATCCGCTCGGGCGGCGTCTGGTGAACCGCCAGCGCTGCCTGCGTACCACCGACCTGGACGAGGTCGGGGATCACACCCACCTGACCGTGTTCGAGATGCTGGGGTCGTGGTCACTCGGCGACTACGGCGGCTCGCAGAGCCTGCGCTGGGGCTACGACCTGCTGCGGGAGGGATTCGGCGTCGACCGGGACCGGCTGCACGTGACCGTGTTCGGCGGCGACGACCTCGTCGGGCCGGACACCACCTCGCTGGAGACCTGGGGCGACCTCGGCGTACCGGTCGAGTTGACCAGGGAGGAGAACTGGTGGTCGAACGGGCCGACCGGACCCTGCGGGCCCGACTCGGAGATATTCGTCTGGACCGGACAGACCCCACCGGAGGGCACGCCGGGCACCGACGACCGCTGGATGGAGGTCTGGAACCACGTCGGGATGCGCTACCACCGTCACGACGACGGCCGCCTCGAACCGCTGCGGCAGCCCAACATCGACACCGGGATGGGACTGGAGCGGATGGAGATGGTGCTGACCGGCGGACGTTCGGTGTTCGAGGGCGACGGCTTCGAGCCGTGGGTGCGTACCGTCTCCGGGCTGTGGGGGCAGGAGGGGGAGTCGCTGCGTCGGGTCTGCGACCACCTGCGGTCCTGCGTCGTGGTCGTCGGTGACGGCGTACGACCGTCGAACACCGGCCGGGGGTACGTCCTGCGCCGGCTGGTCCGCCGGGTGCTCACCACACTCTGGCGGGACGACCCCTCGCGGAGCCTGTCCGACCTGCCCCCGGATCCGTTCCTGCACACCGTGGACCGGTTCCGGCAACCGGTGGACGTTCATGACCTGCGCGACCTGCTCTCCGAGGAGGAGCGTCGGTTCCGGGACCTGCTCCTGCGGGGACGTCCGCTGGTGTCCCGTACCAGGTCCCGTGGCCCGTTGACCGAGGAGGACTACCACTACCTGCACGACACCCACGGGTTGCCGCGCGAGCTGGTCGACGGCCTGCTGGGCGAGGCGGTCTGA
- a CDS encoding ion transporter, with protein MNEVPAAVRSRVTSWCGRVVGADWFNAVAFGVIIVNAVVLGVETYDKALDRAGGALLAVEYACLACFTIELGLRFGAHLATPRTFFRDGWNVFDLLVVCAPLLPGVRENVTLLRLFRLARVVRAVRLFPSLRMIIGGVLRSLPGLGSFLLIATLTVYLYAMVGWMTFGDAYPDRYGTVGRAMLTLFLLLSLDGITDALETGRLVSEWSIPYYTSYIIVASYLLTNLLIGIVLKALEEAHQAEQPAARTVPEQQAPPPPPPVPDPPESAQLVGERLRELRTALNALEAELARQRQPAGSPRRPRGRRSKARRTAGNRT; from the coding sequence GTGAACGAGGTACCGGCGGCCGTCAGATCACGAGTGACGAGCTGGTGTGGGCGGGTGGTGGGCGCGGACTGGTTCAACGCCGTCGCCTTCGGCGTGATCATCGTCAACGCGGTCGTGCTCGGTGTCGAGACGTACGACAAGGCCCTGGACCGGGCCGGCGGCGCCCTGCTCGCGGTCGAGTACGCCTGCCTCGCCTGCTTCACGATCGAACTGGGTCTGCGGTTCGGCGCGCATCTCGCCACCCCGCGCACCTTCTTCCGCGACGGGTGGAACGTCTTCGACCTCCTGGTCGTCTGCGCCCCGCTGCTGCCCGGCGTACGGGAGAACGTCACCCTGCTGCGGCTGTTCCGGCTGGCCCGGGTCGTCCGGGCGGTACGCCTCTTCCCCAGCCTACGAATGATCATCGGTGGCGTCCTGCGCAGCCTGCCCGGCCTGGGGAGCTTCCTGCTGATCGCGACGCTGACCGTCTACCTCTACGCGATGGTCGGCTGGATGACCTTCGGGGACGCCTACCCGGACCGGTACGGCACCGTCGGGCGGGCGATGCTCACCCTGTTCCTGCTGCTGTCGCTGGACGGGATCACCGACGCACTGGAGACCGGACGGCTCGTCTCCGAGTGGAGCATCCCCTACTACACCTCGTACATCATCGTGGCGTCGTACCTGCTCACGAACCTGCTGATCGGCATCGTGCTCAAGGCGCTGGAGGAGGCCCACCAGGCCGAGCAGCCGGCCGCCCGGACGGTCCCCGAGCAGCAGGCGCCTCCCCCTCCCCCACCGGTTCCGGATCCACCGGAGAGTGCGCAACTCGTCGGCGAACGGCTACGCGAGCTGCGGACCGCGTTGAACGCCCTGGAGGCCGAACTGGCCCGGCAGCGGCAACCCGCAGGCAGTCCCCGTCGGCCGCGAGGCAGGCGGTCGAAGGCCCGGCGTACGGCCGGCAACCGCACCTGA
- a CDS encoding MbtH family protein yields MTNPFEDPDGTYLVLVNAENQHSLWPSFVDVPAGWTTVHGPGPRQECLDYVEAHWTDLRPQSLIDAMGADR; encoded by the coding sequence ATGACCAACCCCTTCGAAGACCCGGACGGCACCTACCTGGTGCTGGTCAACGCCGAGAACCAGCACAGCCTCTGGCCGTCGTTCGTGGACGTACCGGCCGGGTGGACCACGGTGCACGGGCCCGGACCCCGGCAGGAGTGCCTGGACTACGTGGAGGCGCACTGGACGGACCTGCGTCCGCAGAGCCTGATCGACGCCATGGGCGCCGACCGGTAG
- a CDS encoding low temperature requirement protein A produces the protein MTGAGESGVLRSAESSQRATFLELFFDLVFVFALTRISQRLITDFTDERRILLGEAGQTLLLFLALWLVWSFTALVTSRLEPDQPLIQLMVVGTMFGALVMAVAVPEGFGERAAVFAGAYVAIQVGRTLFLLAINRSEWEVGARLLFWLGLSMVPWLLGAAVGQPWLRGLLWTVAVLLDYGGVILDWPTPKLGRVRTAEVPIAGEHLAERYQQFLLVTLGESILVIGLTFSGSSFAPDRTTAFLVSLLTTVLLWRVYFHQAGHLLPLAITVAGRQLRFGVSMSFSHLFMVAGIVLTAVGYELSIAHPLGHATPVWLYAILGGPALFLVGRALFEYQVFARVSRSRTAGFVLLGLLALALVHTPPLVAGAAAAAVLAGVAVADALRARRTGPERPRPPT, from the coding sequence ATGACCGGTGCCGGGGAGTCCGGTGTGCTGCGCAGCGCGGAGAGTTCGCAGCGGGCCACGTTTCTGGAACTCTTCTTCGACCTGGTCTTCGTGTTCGCGCTGACCCGGATCTCGCAACGGCTGATCACCGACTTCACCGACGAGCGGCGGATCCTGCTCGGCGAGGCCGGTCAGACGCTGCTGCTCTTCCTGGCCCTCTGGCTGGTCTGGTCGTTCACCGCGCTGGTCACCAGCCGGCTGGAGCCCGACCAGCCGCTGATCCAGCTCATGGTGGTCGGGACCATGTTCGGCGCGCTGGTGATGGCGGTCGCGGTGCCGGAGGGCTTCGGCGAGCGGGCCGCCGTCTTCGCCGGTGCCTACGTTGCGATCCAGGTCGGCCGTACCCTCTTCCTCCTGGCGATCAACCGGAGCGAGTGGGAGGTCGGCGCCCGGCTGCTCTTCTGGCTCGGGCTCAGCATGGTGCCGTGGCTGCTCGGTGCCGCGGTCGGGCAGCCCTGGTTGCGTGGCCTGCTGTGGACCGTGGCGGTGCTGCTCGACTACGGCGGGGTGATACTGGACTGGCCCACCCCGAAGCTGGGCCGGGTGCGTACTGCGGAGGTGCCGATCGCCGGCGAGCACCTGGCCGAGCGCTACCAGCAGTTCCTCCTGGTCACCCTGGGCGAGTCGATCCTGGTGATCGGCCTGACCTTCAGTGGTTCGAGCTTCGCCCCGGACCGGACCACCGCGTTCCTGGTGTCCCTCCTGACCACCGTGCTGCTCTGGCGGGTCTACTTCCACCAGGCCGGACACTTGCTGCCGTTGGCCATAACCGTCGCCGGCCGGCAGCTCCGGTTCGGGGTGTCGATGTCCTTCTCACACCTGTTCATGGTGGCCGGCATCGTGCTCACCGCGGTCGGCTACGAGCTGTCCATCGCCCACCCGCTCGGGCACGCCACGCCGGTCTGGCTGTACGCGATCCTGGGCGGACCGGCGCTGTTCCTGGTCGGCCGGGCACTGTTCGAGTATCAGGTGTTCGCCCGGGTGTCCCGGTCCCGGACCGCCGGATTCGTGCTGCTGGGCCTGCTGGCGTTGGCGCTGGTGCACACCCCACCGCTGGTCGCCGGCGCCGCCGCGGCGGCCGTACTGGCCGGGGTGGCGGTCGCCGACGCGCTCCGAGCCCGCAGAACCGGTCCCGAACGACCGAGGCCCCCCACCTGA
- a CDS encoding NB-ARC domain-containing protein, with protein sequence MAHEEPLAQFAARLRDLRAECGGPSVRDLAEYMKEAGRPFPRSTISDKLAGVSKPSWEFVEAYVRTCARLGGRPADLDDWRSSYRRLLQELARRRSGHRQAVAAHLELTATGPAARAVPGLVPAADPPRQLPGDIPAFTGREAESAALDDLLTTAASAGAVAVVSGTAGVGKTALAVHWAHRVAAAFPDGQLYLDLRGYDVDAPVTPVRALEGFLHALDGNRAQPWGGVDELAARFRSLVAGRRMLLVLDNANSVDQVRPLLPGTASCFVLVTSRDRLTALAVRHGARRVALDRLPLDESLRLLGALVGPRVTTDPESAAVLARRCAQLPLALRIAGDLAAARPTAPLAVLAADLADEQHRLDLLDAGGDERTDVRAVFSWSYRRLDPSAMRLFRLLALHPGDFDRYAAAALAGLHPAQLHRPLETLLRTHLVQRVDGDRMELHDLLRAYANELLRDDERRRVDVLVDYYRHAAVAALDVASPDDRYDWLTRGGYPGTLPPFADPDAARRWLDAERPNLMAVTDYAHRHDRWDETKQLSAMLWRYLDLEPATDGEHLLLSYST encoded by the coding sequence ATGGCACATGAAGAGCCGCTGGCACAGTTCGCGGCCCGGTTGCGCGACCTGCGCGCGGAATGCGGCGGACCGTCGGTGCGGGACCTGGCGGAGTACATGAAGGAGGCCGGCCGGCCGTTTCCCCGGTCGACGATCAGTGACAAGCTCGCCGGTGTCTCCAAGCCGTCGTGGGAGTTCGTCGAGGCGTACGTGCGCACCTGTGCCCGCCTCGGCGGTCGCCCCGCCGACCTCGACGACTGGCGGTCGTCGTACCGCAGGCTCTTGCAGGAGCTGGCGCGGCGACGCTCCGGGCACCGGCAGGCGGTCGCCGCCCACCTGGAACTGACCGCGACCGGCCCGGCGGCGCGTGCGGTGCCGGGCCTGGTCCCGGCGGCGGACCCGCCGCGTCAGCTGCCCGGCGACATCCCGGCCTTCACCGGCCGGGAGGCCGAGTCCGCCGCCCTGGACGACCTGCTGACCACGGCGGCCTCCGCCGGAGCGGTCGCGGTCGTCTCGGGTACGGCGGGAGTCGGCAAGACCGCGCTCGCGGTGCACTGGGCGCACCGGGTGGCCGCCGCGTTCCCCGACGGGCAGCTCTACCTCGACCTGCGCGGGTACGACGTGGACGCGCCGGTCACCCCGGTCCGCGCGCTGGAGGGTTTCCTGCACGCGCTCGACGGCAACCGGGCCCAGCCGTGGGGTGGGGTGGACGAGCTCGCGGCCCGGTTCCGGTCCCTGGTGGCAGGCCGGCGGATGCTGCTGGTGCTGGACAACGCGAACTCGGTCGACCAGGTACGCCCGTTGCTGCCCGGCACGGCGTCCTGCTTCGTGCTGGTGACCAGCCGCGACCGGTTGACCGCCCTGGCCGTCCGGCACGGCGCGCGGCGGGTGGCACTGGACCGGTTGCCGCTGGACGAGTCGCTGCGCCTGCTGGGGGCGCTCGTCGGACCGCGGGTCACGACCGACCCGGAGTCGGCCGCCGTACTCGCCCGAAGGTGCGCCCAGCTCCCGCTGGCCCTGCGGATCGCCGGTGACCTGGCCGCCGCCCGCCCGACCGCACCGCTGGCGGTCCTTGCCGCGGACCTTGCCGACGAGCAGCACCGGCTCGACCTGCTCGACGCGGGCGGCGACGAACGTACCGACGTCCGGGCGGTCTTCTCCTGGTCGTACCGGCGGCTGGATCCGTCGGCGATGCGCCTGTTCCGTCTGCTCGCCCTGCATCCTGGTGACTTCGACCGCTACGCCGCCGCGGCGCTCGCCGGACTGCACCCGGCACAGTTGCACCGGCCACTGGAGACACTGCTGCGCACCCACCTGGTCCAGCGGGTGGACGGGGACCGGATGGAGTTGCACGACCTGCTCCGCGCCTACGCCAACGAACTGCTCCGCGACGACGAGCGCCGGCGGGTCGACGTCCTGGTCGACTACTACCGGCACGCCGCCGTCGCCGCGCTGGACGTGGCGTCACCCGACGACCGGTACGACTGGCTCACCCGTGGCGGATATCCCGGCACGCTGCCACCGTTCGCCGATCCGGACGCCGCCCGGCGCTGGCTGGACGCGGAACGGCCGAACCTGATGGCGGTGACGGACTACGCCCACCGGCACGACCGGTGGGACGAGACCAAGCAACTGTCGGCGATGCTCTGGCGCTACCTCGACCTCGAACCGGCGACCGACGGCGAGCACCTGCTGCTGTCCTATTCGACGTAG
- a CDS encoding 2'-5' RNA ligase family protein, whose amino-acid sequence MVAALELYLDPDATRRIRVLWDALESEGVQSMRSLLGQRHRPHVSLAVAPRLDPVRVAEALTGMVVAAPLRMSFQHSGQFLGRVLWLGPTPTPEMLAHHAEVHARLTGAGVDLADHYQPGRWVPHCTLSMRVPNSLMAAAVRRCLEVLPLEATVVGAAVVDHARDIVRPLA is encoded by the coding sequence GTGGTCGCGGCGCTCGAACTGTATCTGGATCCGGACGCCACCCGGCGGATCCGGGTGCTGTGGGACGCGCTGGAGTCCGAGGGTGTGCAGAGCATGCGGTCGCTGCTCGGCCAGCGGCACCGCCCGCACGTCTCGCTCGCGGTGGCGCCGCGTCTCGACCCGGTACGGGTGGCCGAAGCCCTGACCGGGATGGTCGTGGCGGCACCGCTGCGGATGTCCTTCCAGCACTCCGGGCAGTTCCTGGGACGGGTGCTGTGGCTCGGGCCGACACCGACCCCGGAGATGCTGGCTCACCACGCCGAGGTGCACGCCCGGCTGACCGGGGCCGGGGTGGACCTGGCCGACCACTACCAGCCGGGCCGGTGGGTGCCGCACTGCACCCTGTCGATGCGCGTACCGAACTCGCTGATGGCCGCGGCCGTGCGGCGATGCCTGGAGGTGCTGCCGCTGGAGGCGACCGTGGTGGGTGCGGCCGTGGTCGACCATGCCCGGGACATCGTCCGTCCGCTCGCCTGA
- a CDS encoding nSTAND1 domain-containing NTPase → MPRPEGELGPGDPEIMEFAAGLRLLREKAGRPGYRELARRAHFSATTLSEAAGGRRLPTLAVTLAYVAGCGGNGPEWEERWRRAARSAAPGTVAGGVSPDPDGIEQEVPYQGLAAYGPERAEWFFGREDLVDDLLRRLTRARLVAVFGASGSGKSSLLRAGLVPAALAGRTPKPEPSAGPEPATGPTPPVVVLVLTPGADPVGELAVRLARMTGVPAGALRTDLATDPAHLHLAIRQAVGGEPADPELWLVVDQFEEVFTLCRDGAAREHFVAALLAATRAPDSRLRVVLGVRADFYGRCAELPDLPAALTQAQVLLGPMTPPQVRDAVVRPAERAGAMVEGALVSTIVAQVAGRAGALPMASHALLEAWWRRRGNAVTLAGYEAAGGMDGAVAQTAERVWQEFDTDQRRAARQVLLRMVEVGTGDEPVTSRRLARDELDDADPVTASVLERLAGARLVTVDGQSVRVAHEALLDAWPRLRDWLDEDREGVRTHRQLTQAAAVWQSLEHDPGALLRGLALSRTRIWADAQPGSLTRAEREFLAGSQRADELRLTRRRRRSRVALGTLAGVATVVTVLASLAVVQAGRAADQRDNALHGQLVAGARAQMERDPQLAFLLAREAYRFRPDVRAETVLRQATLNWRELSVRSVFGPRNRAAALTPDGRHAVAGTPDGTVRVWHATDSSPGLAPALPDPGTDLRTVAISGDGRWVAASYNEPVVRIWDSSAPDRGPVLLPGHTGPVRDVRFSPDARYLASGDADGTVRLWDLSGTPAAPRVMPYGGRGGVFTLAWSADGRRLAAGTGLSPARIWDLTEPGRPPVELVDSVDTDELLFSPDGTRVAGGQAGTLRIWAASGDGEPTVLGRLRGVTPATFSPDGQRLITTNGYGVLGFWDTTVPGDPLPLRGHAGAVRAATVGSDGHLVSVGEDGTVRSWDIDGPFHPDVTHPHGDLVHVARFSPDGRHLATGGIDDGLVRITTVASPLTGDTTVAAEPTSTTTLPGHSGMVLEVAFAPDGTHLATLDSAGTVRIWAWPTGTPTATFDAAGSSRLVFGPDSHRLLTSGPGGVRVWDGIESGTPHAVPLGPAGSVGAFAPDGRHVVTGAEDGTVSIRPASAGTTGAVALGRHDGAVTSVSYRPGGGSAASLGLDSTIRIWPVDGGAATLLAAAGQGAATTRLTYTPDGRHLALLGGGELTGIQLWAADAGATEPVTLHPLGPGPLGFAFSPDGGRAATVHSDGSVRTWDCDVCGPVDRVLAAAATRQARAFTPDERQAFLLDR, encoded by the coding sequence GTGCCACGGCCTGAGGGTGAGCTGGGTCCGGGCGACCCGGAGATCATGGAGTTCGCGGCCGGGCTGCGCCTGCTGCGGGAGAAGGCCGGCCGGCCGGGCTACCGGGAACTGGCCCGGCGGGCGCACTTCTCCGCCACCACCCTGTCCGAGGCCGCCGGGGGCAGGCGGCTGCCGACGCTCGCGGTCACCCTCGCGTACGTCGCGGGGTGCGGCGGGAACGGTCCGGAGTGGGAGGAGCGGTGGCGCCGCGCCGCCCGGTCGGCAGCACCCGGAACCGTCGCCGGTGGCGTGTCACCCGACCCGGACGGGATCGAGCAGGAGGTGCCGTACCAGGGACTGGCGGCGTACGGGCCGGAGCGCGCCGAGTGGTTCTTCGGGCGCGAGGACCTGGTCGACGACCTGCTTCGGCGGTTGACCCGGGCGCGGCTGGTGGCGGTGTTCGGGGCCTCCGGCAGCGGCAAGTCGTCCCTGCTGCGGGCGGGACTGGTACCGGCGGCCCTCGCTGGACGTACGCCGAAGCCGGAACCGTCGGCGGGTCCGGAACCGGCCACGGGACCGACCCCGCCGGTGGTGGTGCTGGTCCTGACGCCCGGGGCGGACCCGGTGGGCGAGTTGGCGGTCCGGCTGGCCCGGATGACCGGCGTGCCGGCGGGTGCGTTGCGTACGGACCTGGCCACCGACCCGGCGCACCTGCACCTGGCGATCCGGCAGGCCGTCGGCGGGGAGCCGGCCGACCCGGAGTTGTGGCTGGTCGTGGACCAGTTCGAAGAGGTCTTCACGTTGTGCCGGGACGGCGCGGCGCGGGAGCACTTCGTGGCCGCACTGCTGGCCGCGACACGGGCACCGGACAGCCGGCTGCGGGTGGTCCTCGGCGTCCGGGCCGACTTCTACGGCCGGTGCGCCGAGTTGCCGGACCTGCCGGCGGCGCTGACACAGGCACAGGTCCTGCTCGGGCCGATGACGCCGCCGCAGGTCCGCGACGCGGTGGTCCGACCGGCCGAGCGGGCCGGCGCGATGGTCGAGGGCGCCCTGGTCTCGACCATCGTCGCGCAGGTGGCCGGGCGGGCCGGTGCCCTGCCGATGGCGTCGCACGCCCTGCTGGAGGCGTGGTGGCGACGCCGGGGCAACGCCGTGACCCTGGCAGGGTACGAGGCGGCGGGCGGGATGGACGGCGCCGTCGCACAGACCGCCGAGCGGGTCTGGCAGGAGTTCGACACCGACCAGCGTCGGGCGGCCCGGCAGGTGCTGCTGCGGATGGTGGAGGTCGGCACCGGGGACGAGCCGGTGACCAGCCGCCGGTTGGCGCGCGACGAACTCGACGACGCCGACCCGGTCACCGCGTCCGTACTGGAGCGACTCGCGGGCGCCCGGCTGGTCACCGTGGACGGGCAGTCGGTCCGGGTGGCCCACGAGGCGCTGCTCGACGCGTGGCCCCGGCTGCGGGACTGGCTCGACGAGGACCGCGAGGGCGTACGCACCCACCGCCAGCTCACCCAGGCCGCAGCGGTGTGGCAGTCGCTGGAACACGATCCTGGGGCGCTGCTACGCGGGCTGGCCCTGTCCCGGACCCGGATCTGGGCGGACGCCCAGCCGGGCAGCCTGACCCGCGCCGAACGGGAGTTCCTCGCCGGCAGCCAGCGGGCCGACGAGTTACGACTCACCAGGAGGCGTCGGCGGTCACGGGTGGCGCTCGGCACCCTCGCCGGGGTGGCCACGGTGGTCACCGTGCTCGCGTCGCTGGCGGTCGTCCAGGCCGGACGCGCCGCCGACCAGCGGGACAACGCCCTGCACGGACAACTGGTCGCCGGAGCCAGGGCGCAGATGGAACGCGACCCGCAACTGGCCTTCCTGCTGGCGCGGGAGGCGTACCGGTTCCGGCCGGACGTCCGGGCCGAGACCGTACTCCGGCAGGCCACCCTGAACTGGCGGGAGCTGTCGGTCCGGTCGGTGTTCGGGCCGCGCAACCGGGCCGCGGCGCTGACCCCGGACGGCCGCCACGCGGTCGCCGGCACCCCCGACGGCACCGTACGGGTCTGGCACGCCACCGACTCCTCCCCCGGTCTCGCCCCGGCGCTGCCCGATCCCGGCACGGACCTGCGCACGGTGGCGATCAGCGGCGACGGCCGGTGGGTGGCCGCCTCGTACAACGAACCGGTGGTCCGGATCTGGGACAGCTCGGCGCCCGACCGGGGACCGGTCCTGCTGCCCGGCCACACCGGCCCGGTACGCGACGTCCGGTTCAGCCCCGACGCCCGGTACCTGGCCAGCGGGGACGCGGACGGGACCGTACGGCTGTGGGACCTGTCCGGCACTCCCGCCGCACCCCGGGTGATGCCGTACGGCGGTCGTGGTGGCGTCTTCACGCTGGCCTGGTCCGCCGACGGGCGACGGCTGGCCGCCGGCACCGGGTTGTCACCCGCCCGGATCTGGGACCTCACCGAGCCCGGCCGGCCCCCGGTCGAGTTGGTCGACTCCGTCGACACCGACGAGTTGCTGTTCAGCCCGGACGGGACCCGGGTGGCCGGTGGCCAGGCCGGCACGCTGCGGATCTGGGCGGCATCCGGCGACGGGGAGCCGACCGTGCTGGGGCGGCTGCGCGGGGTGACCCCGGCGACGTTCAGCCCGGACGGGCAGCGGCTGATCACCACCAACGGGTACGGCGTGCTCGGGTTCTGGGACACCACCGTGCCCGGTGACCCGCTCCCGCTGCGCGGCCACGCCGGCGCGGTCCGGGCCGCCACCGTCGGGTCGGACGGACACCTGGTCAGCGTCGGCGAGGACGGCACGGTCCGGTCCTGGGACATCGACGGGCCGTTCCACCCGGACGTCACCCACCCGCACGGGGACCTGGTGCACGTGGCCCGGTTCAGCCCCGACGGCCGCCACCTCGCCACCGGCGGCATCGACGACGGACTGGTCCGGATCACCACCGTCGCGTCGCCCCTGACCGGCGACACCACGGTCGCGGCCGAGCCCACCTCGACGACAACCCTGCCCGGACACTCCGGGATGGTGCTGGAGGTGGCGTTCGCCCCCGACGGCACCCACCTGGCCACCCTCGACTCGGCCGGGACCGTACGGATCTGGGCCTGGCCGACCGGTACGCCGACCGCCACCTTCGACGCCGCCGGATCGAGCCGGCTGGTCTTCGGCCCGGACAGCCACCGGCTGCTGACCAGCGGACCGGGCGGCGTACGGGTCTGGGACGGGATCGAGAGCGGTACGCCGCACGCGGTACCGCTGGGTCCCGCCGGCTCCGTTGGCGCGTTCGCCCCGGACGGACGGCACGTGGTGACCGGGGCCGAGGACGGGACCGTGTCGATCCGACCGGCGAGCGCCGGCACCACCGGGGCGGTGGCCCTCGGCCGGCATGACGGGGCGGTGACCTCGGTGTCGTACCGCCCGGGCGGTGGCAGTGCCGCCAGTCTCGGCCTGGACAGCACCATCCGGATCTGGCCGGTGGACGGCGGCGCGGCGACCCTGCTGGCCGCCGCCGGGCAGGGTGCGGCCACCACCCGGCTGACCTACACCCCGGACGGTCGCCACCTGGCACTGCTCGGCGGCGGTGAACTGACCGGAATCCAGCTCTGGGCCGCGGATGCCGGCGCCACCGAGCCGGTCACCCTGCACCCGCTCGGACCGGGACCGCTCGGTTTCGCGTTCAGCCCCGACGGTGGGCGTGCGGCGACGGTCCACTCGGACGGATCGGTCCGCACCTGGGACTGCGACGTCTGCGGTCCGGTCGACCGGGTCCTCGCCGCCGCCGCGACCAGGCAGGCGCGGGCCTTCACCCCGGACGAACGACAGGCCTTCCTGCTCGACCGCTGA
- a CDS encoding ribosomal maturation YjgA family protein — protein MSLNPWWVRLVTSASAVVFLVVALAIRAFSGGALEQYSGTALYASIVYATVVFLWPPVTPLVAGGITTGFCWLVEVAQLTPVPAALSARSLLARFVLGVQFDPTDLAWYPVGVVPLVALHWLIRVRARNRTPATAPV, from the coding sequence GTGTCGCTCAACCCGTGGTGGGTCCGGCTGGTGACCTCCGCGTCGGCGGTTGTCTTCCTGGTCGTCGCCCTCGCCATCCGCGCGTTCTCCGGCGGTGCCCTGGAGCAGTACTCCGGCACCGCCCTGTACGCGTCGATCGTCTACGCGACGGTGGTGTTCCTGTGGCCGCCCGTCACCCCGCTCGTGGCCGGTGGGATCACCACCGGATTCTGCTGGCTGGTCGAGGTCGCACAGTTGACTCCCGTACCGGCGGCGCTCTCGGCGCGCAGCCTGCTGGCCCGGTTCGTGCTGGGTGTGCAGTTCGACCCGACCGATCTGGCCTGGTACCCGGTCGGCGTCGTACCCCTGGTCGCCCTGCACTGGCTGATCCGCGTACGGGCACGGAACCGGACACCCGCCACCGCACCGGTGTGA
- a CDS encoding winged helix-turn-helix transcriptional regulator has translation MAKPPRSGCPINAAVEAFGDGWSLLVLRDVMFGNRRYFRELLAGSEEGIASNILADRLKRLVNAGLLTRADAGPGRRAAYSLTEASIQLVPVFAQLGEWGLHHRPTTPRLRVRTELLAAGGPELWRDFMAELRTTHLAEPAPERDGPSATERLAAAYAAAL, from the coding sequence TTGGCGAAGCCGCCGCGTTCGGGTTGCCCGATCAATGCCGCCGTCGAGGCGTTCGGCGACGGCTGGAGCCTGCTGGTACTGCGGGACGTGATGTTCGGCAACCGGCGCTACTTCCGGGAGCTGCTGGCCGGGTCCGAGGAGGGAATCGCCTCCAACATCCTGGCCGACCGACTGAAACGGCTGGTGAACGCCGGCCTGTTGACCCGTGCGGACGCGGGGCCGGGGCGGCGGGCGGCGTACAGCCTGACCGAGGCGTCGATCCAGTTGGTGCCCGTCTTCGCCCAGCTCGGCGAGTGGGGTCTGCACCACCGCCCGACCACACCACGACTGCGGGTACGGACGGAACTGCTCGCGGCGGGTGGGCCGGAGCTGTGGCGCGACTTCATGGCCGAGCTGCGGACCACCCACCTCGCCGAACCGGCACCGGAACGGGACGGTCCCAGCGCCACGGAACGCCTCGCCGCCGCCTACGCCGCCGCGCTCTGA